In the genome of Candoia aspera isolate rCanAsp1 chromosome 4, rCanAsp1.hap2, whole genome shotgun sequence, the window CATATAGTTAAACAATACAGGAATGTAGAGTAAAGCCACCACAGTCAGGTGGGATCCGCAGGTAGAGAAGGCTTTCTGTCGACCACTCTGGGACTGCACTTTGAAAAGAAGGAAAGTAATAATGTAGAAATAGGAAATTACTGTGATGATAAAAGGGCCCATAGCAACACAACTGGTCACAGTATTGAGAAGCATGAGGTTGAGGTATGTGCTGCCACAGGCCAGTTTCAACAGTGGCTTAATGTCACAGACAAAGTGTTTGATTAGATTTGGTCCACAGAAGGGAAGGTGAGCAGTCACAACTGCATGCATCAAGGCATGGAAAAAAGCAGTGGACCAGGCAGCTGCTGCCATCAGAAGATAAACCTCTTTTCTCATGAGGAGAGTGTAACGCAAAGGATTGCATATTGCAATgtagcggtcataggccatgaTTCCAAGGAGAATGCCTTCAGTACCACCCATGAAATAGAAGAAGAATAGTTGGACCATGCAGCCACTGAATGAAATAGTTTGCAGCTCTGATAGAAATCCTTGTAACATTTTTGGAACAGTTACTGTGGAATAGAAGATGTCAAGGCAGGAAAGATTCCcaaggaaaaaatacatgggaGTATGAAGTTTATGTTCAGTTAAAATCACAATAACAATAACTCCATTTCCTACCAAAGTGGCCATATACAACAGCAGAAAAATTGCAAAGACTATATACTGAAGCTCGAAGACATTGTTCAGGCCCATCAAAACAAATTTTTCCACCTCTGTTTGGTTCTCCATCACTAAAAAGGAAGCagaaagtaataaaggc includes:
- the LOC134496459 gene encoding olfactory receptor 12D3-like yields the protein MENQTEVEKFVLMGLNNVFELQYIVFAIFLLLYMATLVGNGVIVIVILTEHKLHTPMYFFLGNLSCLDIFYSTVTVPKMLQGFLSELQTISFSGCMVQLFFFYFMGGTEGILLGIMAYDRYIAICNPLRYTLLMRKEVYLLMAAAAWSTAFFHALMHAVVTAHLPFCGPNLIKHFVCDIKPLLKLACGSTYLNLMLLNTVTSCVAMGPFIITVISYFYIITFLLFKVQSQSGRQKAFSTCGSHLTVVALLYIPVLFNYMLPTLGTSSQQEMILTLIYSTITPVLNPLIYTLRNQEVKMAIKKIMGRKMFTFW